In Treponema primitia ZAS-2, a genomic segment contains:
- a CDS encoding DUF3786 domain-containing protein has translation MSDEQGRAGGTMAALAGGARTEIKNQKEGVPLAHYQGLYRTRDPLEIGERCGLVYEKTGEGEGAFPIRLLGTEYKALYPEFELQDDAGKLVTDPYEKILLLRYLCEGKFFASRGKQLSYNEVPWGQTYYRNFEGRCLKRLAFTFGNDLEGFRQIVEAAPGLRAEALDKGDVGYRFEFISGLFMSVLIWAGDEEFPPSAQILFDDNFVFAFTAEDMAVVGEVVIRRFKGMKK, from the coding sequence TTGAGTGATGAACAGGGTCGGGCCGGGGGAACCATGGCGGCCCTTGCCGGAGGCGCCAGGACGGAGATAAAAAACCAGAAAGAGGGGGTCCCCCTGGCCCATTATCAGGGACTTTACCGTACCCGGGACCCTTTGGAGATAGGGGAGCGTTGCGGTCTTGTATATGAAAAAACCGGAGAAGGGGAGGGGGCTTTCCCTATCCGCCTCCTGGGGACCGAATATAAGGCTCTTTACCCGGAATTTGAGCTTCAGGATGACGCCGGTAAGCTTGTAACTGATCCTTATGAAAAGATCCTTCTTTTGAGGTATCTTTGCGAGGGGAAGTTCTTTGCAAGCCGGGGCAAGCAGCTTTCGTATAACGAGGTGCCCTGGGGCCAGACCTACTACCGCAACTTCGAGGGGCGCTGCCTTAAACGGCTGGCATTTACCTTTGGGAACGATTTAGAGGGTTTTCGTCAGATAGTTGAAGCGGCGCCGGGACTCCGGGCAGAAGCCCTGGACAAGGGGGATGTCGGGTACCGGTTTGAATTTATCAGCGGCCTGTTTATGAGTGTTTTGATCTGGGCAGGGGACGAGGAGTTTCCCCCCTCAGCCCAGATACTATTCGATGATAATTTTGTCTTTGCCTTTACCGCCGAAGATATGGCGGTGGTGGGGGAAGTGGTAATCAGGAGGTTCAAGGGGATGAAAAAATGA
- the cooS gene encoding anaerobic carbon-monoxide dehydrogenase catalytic subunit, translating to MRTLENFTTIEQMETVTAKLKEMATFVHAETWQDRAKNQTPHCKFGEDGICCKNCSMGPCRITAKASRGVCGADAHAIAGRNYLRTIAAGTSAHSDHAREILHVLHSASRDGNYQVRDEQKLIKLAKEWGVAVDGRDIYDVAHEVAEVGLAEFGKSFGTLRFISRATPERQKVWKEQDIEPRAIDREIATSMHMTNMGNSADAAALLHQGLRTSLSNGWGGSMLGTEITDILFGTPTVWNTEGNLGVLEKDYVNIVVHGHDPAFSEMVVTAGELKELIDYAKSKGAKGINLVGLCCTANEVAMRHGVRMAGNFLQQENVVLTGVVEMMCVDVQCIFPALSVLTECYHTKFVTSSPIARIPGSIYIEFKPETAFEQAKEIIKMAIDNFQNRDASKVYIPDTKQKATVGYPCEQIIKHLDGVANSHVDELGSYRPAIDAIKAGVLRGAVAIVGCNNPRVRADYSHFEIMKELLANDVLIVATGCAAQLATKAGLLQKEAKYLCGAGLRRVCELVDIPPILHMGACVDISRMMLLATGIAKDWGVDTTQIPVVGCAPEWMSEKAVSIANYVVSTGLDVYLGIEPQVKGSSQMMELITEGTRKITGAGYIINTDPHELVKSILDGLEKKRAGLGI from the coding sequence GTGAGAACATTGGAGAATTTTACTACCATTGAACAAATGGAAACCGTAACCGCCAAGTTGAAGGAAATGGCAACCTTTGTGCATGCCGAAACCTGGCAGGATCGGGCTAAGAACCAGACCCCCCATTGCAAATTTGGGGAAGACGGGATTTGCTGCAAAAACTGTTCCATGGGACCTTGCCGGATTACCGCCAAGGCTTCCAGGGGCGTCTGCGGCGCCGATGCCCATGCCATAGCGGGCAGAAATTACCTCCGCACCATAGCGGCTGGTACTTCCGCCCACTCGGATCATGCCCGTGAGATCCTTCACGTGCTGCACAGCGCCAGCCGTGACGGTAATTACCAGGTGCGGGATGAGCAGAAGCTTATCAAACTGGCCAAAGAATGGGGTGTTGCGGTAGATGGCCGCGATATCTATGATGTAGCCCACGAAGTCGCCGAAGTGGGGCTTGCGGAATTCGGGAAAAGCTTCGGTACCCTGCGTTTTATCAGCCGGGCCACCCCGGAGCGGCAGAAAGTATGGAAGGAACAGGACATTGAACCCCGGGCTATTGACCGGGAAATCGCCACCTCCATGCATATGACCAATATGGGAAACAGCGCCGATGCGGCAGCTTTGCTTCACCAGGGTCTGCGGACCTCCCTTTCCAACGGCTGGGGCGGCTCCATGCTGGGTACGGAAATCACCGATATCCTGTTTGGTACCCCCACGGTATGGAATACCGAAGGCAATCTGGGCGTTCTGGAGAAGGACTATGTCAATATCGTGGTCCACGGCCATGATCCGGCCTTCTCGGAAATGGTGGTAACCGCCGGAGAGCTTAAAGAGCTGATCGATTACGCCAAGAGCAAGGGCGCCAAGGGCATCAACCTGGTAGGCCTCTGCTGTACCGCCAATGAAGTGGCCATGCGCCACGGGGTCCGCATGGCGGGCAACTTCCTCCAGCAGGAAAACGTGGTCCTCACCGGTGTGGTGGAAATGATGTGCGTGGACGTACAGTGTATCTTCCCCGCTCTTTCCGTGCTGACCGAATGCTACCACACCAAATTCGTTACCAGTTCCCCCATCGCCCGGATTCCCGGCTCGATCTATATCGAATTTAAGCCCGAAACTGCCTTTGAGCAGGCTAAGGAAATCATCAAGATGGCGATTGACAACTTCCAGAACCGGGATGCGTCGAAGGTCTATATTCCTGACACCAAGCAGAAGGCTACCGTAGGTTATCCCTGCGAACAGATCATCAAGCATCTGGATGGGGTCGCCAATAGCCATGTGGACGAATTAGGCTCCTACCGGCCGGCCATTGATGCCATTAAAGCCGGTGTTCTCCGGGGCGCAGTAGCCATTGTGGGTTGCAATAACCCCCGGGTACGGGCCGACTATTCCCACTTTGAAATCATGAAGGAACTCCTGGCAAACGATGTGCTTATCGTAGCCACAGGATGCGCCGCCCAGTTGGCAACCAAGGCAGGACTGCTCCAGAAGGAAGCTAAGTACCTCTGCGGCGCCGGTCTCCGCCGGGTCTGTGAACTGGTCGACATTCCGCCGATCCTCCACATGGGCGCCTGCGTCGATATCAGCCGCATGATGCTCCTGGCAACGGGCATAGCCAAGGACTGGGGGGTTGATACCACCCAGATCCCCGTCGTAGGCTGTGCGCCGGAATGGATGAGCGAGAAGGCGGTATCCATCGCCAACTACGTAGTGTCCACCGGGCTTGACGTATACCTGGGCATTGAGCCCCAGGTTAAGGGAAGCTCCCAGATGATGGAACTGATTACCGAAGGTACCAGGAAGATCACCGGGGCCGGATACATCATCAACACGGATCCCCATGAACTGGTTAAATCAATACTTGACGGGCTTGAGAAAAAACGGGCTGGTTTGGGTATCTGA